A stretch of bacterium DNA encodes these proteins:
- the rfaE1 gene encoding D-glycero-beta-D-manno-heptose-7-phosphate kinase — MEKEKLSRFLSQKKLKEVLEKSQRKNILVVGDVILDNYIYGDVSRISPEAPVPVVEVKEESFTAGGAGNVALNIKSLGGNVFLIGGIGKDTNGEILTHIIKEKGIETFFLKRSLSSTITKTRIIGRDQQIVRIDREKRKEISDKEVKQIIGKIDEIVNNKIDGIIVSDYGKGIITKKLINYLIDIKKKRGIILCIDPKIQHFTYYKNVTCLTPNKKEAAEGMKENNPESKNEIIKLGKKIKKKLKSEILIITLGKQGMILFDRKNNIFHIPSVAKEVYDVTGAGDTVIASFTLTFSQTKDEVISSIIANLAGGIVVGKLGTAVVTSEELEKFFEKNLNSEYIKIEK; from the coding sequence TCAGAAAAAGTTAAAAGAAGTACTTGAAAAATCACAGAGGAAAAATATACTTGTTGTTGGAGATGTTATTCTTGATAATTATATTTATGGTGATGTTTCAAGAATTTCTCCAGAAGCACCTGTTCCTGTGGTTGAAGTAAAAGAAGAAAGTTTCACTGCTGGGGGAGCAGGAAATGTTGCTCTAAATATAAAATCACTTGGTGGAAATGTGTTTTTGATAGGCGGAATTGGTAAAGATACAAATGGTGAAATTTTAACTCATATAATAAAAGAAAAGGGAATTGAAACATTCTTTCTTAAAAGGTCCCTTTCTTCTACAATTACCAAAACAAGAATAATTGGCAGAGACCAGCAAATTGTGAGAATAGATAGAGAAAAAAGAAAAGAAATATCTGATAAAGAAGTAAAACAAATTATTGGAAAAATTGATGAAATCGTAAATAATAAAATTGATGGAATAATTGTTTCTGATTATGGAAAAGGAATTATTACAAAAAAATTGATAAATTACCTTATTGATATTAAAAAGAAAAGAGGAATTATTCTATGTATTGACCCAAAAATTCAGCACTTTACTTATTATAAAAATGTTACCTGTTTAACTCCAAACAAAAAAGAAGCAGCAGAAGGAATGAAAGAAAACAACCCTGAAAGTAAAAACGAAATAATAAAATTAGGAAAGAAAATAAAAAAGAAACTTAAAAGTGAAATTCTTATTATTACTCTTGGAAAACAGGGAATGATTTTATTTGATAGAAAAAATAATATCTTTCATATTCCATCTGTCGCAAAAGAAGTATATGATGTAACAGGAGCAGGGGATACAGTTATTGCCTCTTTTACCCTAACTTTTAGCCAGACAAAAGATGAAGTTATTTCTTCAATAATTGCAAATTTGGCAGGTGGTATTGTTGTTGGTAAATTAGGAACAGCAGTTGTAACCAGTGAAGAACTTGAAAAATTTTTTGAAAAAAATTTAAATTCCGAATACATTAAAATAGAAAAATGA